A genome region from Pithys albifrons albifrons isolate INPA30051 chromosome 24, PitAlb_v1, whole genome shotgun sequence includes the following:
- the POU3F1 gene encoding POU domain, class 3, transcription factor 1, protein MAAAAQYLPRSAALMHPDGDRLHQGTTYREVQKMMHHEYLQGLAPAAGHAVGLAHHQWLPSAGTDWGSGGGGGGAHLPPAEHAKGGPPGSREELSAAAFHHRPHLVPQPAAGGAAGGWAQGGAHHLPPMSPPSGQPLLYAQPYASLNGMLGPPAPALHHGLRDPLGAEEAGGHELAASPPPLGPPEPSDEDAPSSDDLEQFAKQFKQRRIKLGFTQADVGLALGTLYGNVFSQTTICRFEALQLSFKNMCKLKPLLNKWLEETDSSTGSPTNLDKIAAQGRKRKKRTSIEVGVKGALENHFLKCPKPSAHEITSLADSLQLEKEVVRVWFCNRRQKEKRMTPAGVPHPPMEDVYAQADTSPLHHALPGAVQ, encoded by the coding sequence ATGGCCGCCGCCGCGCAGTACCTGCCGCGCTCCGCCGCGCTCATGCACCCGGACGGCGACCGCCTGCACCAGGGCACCACGTACCGCGAGGTGCAGAAGATGATGCACCACGAGTACCTGCAGGGGCTGGCCCCCGCCGCCGGGCACGCCGTGGGGCTGGCGCATCACCAGTGGCTGCCCAGCGCCGGCACGGACTGGGGcagcggcgggggcggcggcggcgcgcaCCTGCCGCCCGCTGAGCACGCCAAGGGCGGCCCGCCGGGCTCCCGTGAAGAGCTGTCGGCCGCCGCCTTCCACCACCGCCCGCACCTGGTGCCGCagccggcggcgggcggcgcggcgggcgggTGGGCGCAGGGCGGAGCGCATCACCTGCCGCCCATGTCCCCGCCGTCGGGGCAGCCGCTGCTTTACGCGCAGCCCTACGCGAGCCTCAACGGGATGCTGGGCCCGCCGGCCCCCGCGCTGCACCACGGGCTGCGCGACCCGCTGGGCGCCGAGGAGGCGGGAGGGCACGAACTGGCGGCATCGCCGCCGCCGCTGGGGCCGCCCGAGCCGTCGGACGAGGACGCTCCCAGCTCCGACGACCTGGAGCAGTTCGCCAAGCAGTTCAAGCAGCGGCGGATCAAGCTGGGCTTCACGCAGGCCGACGTGGGGCTGGCGCTGGGCACCCTCTACGGGAACGTCTTCTCGCAGACCACCATCTGCCGGTTCGAGGCGCTGCAGCTGAGCTTCAAGAACATGTGCAAGCTGAAGCCGCTGCTCAACAAGTGGCTGGAGGAGACGGACTCCAGCACGGGCAGTCCCACCAACCTGGACAAGATCGCGGCGCAGGGGAGGAAGCGCAAGAAGCGGACATCCATCGAGGTGGGCGTCAAGGGCGCCCTGGAGAACCACTTCCTCAAGTGCCCCAAGCCCTCGGCGCACGAGATCACCTCCCTGGCGGactccctgcagctggagaaagAGGTGGTGCGGGTGTGGTTCTGCAACCGGCGGCAGAAGGAGAAGCGGATGACGCCGGCCGGGGTCCCGCACCCCCCGATGGAGGACGTTTACGCACAGGCGGACACGTCGCCGTTGCACCACGCGCTGCCCGGCGCTGTGCAGTGA